The Prinia subflava isolate CZ2003 ecotype Zambia chromosome 5, Cam_Psub_1.2, whole genome shotgun sequence genome window below encodes:
- the HIF1A gene encoding hypoxia-inducible factor 1-alpha, with the protein MDSPGGVTDKKRISSERRKEKSRDAARCRRSKESEVFYELAHQLPLPHTVSAHLDKASIMRLTISYLRMRKLLDAGELETEAKMEKELNCFYLKALDGFVMVLSEDGDMIYMSENVNKCMGLTQFELTGHSVFDFTHPCDHEELREMLTHRNGPVKKGKEQNTERSFFLRMKCTLTSRGRTVNIKSATWKVLHCTGHIRVYDTCGNQSHCGYKKPPMTCLVLICEPIPHPSNIEVPLDSKTFLSRHSLDMKFSYCDERITELMGYEPEELLGRSIYEYYHALDSDHLTKTHHDMFTKGQVTTGQYRMLAKQGGYVWVETQATVIYNTKNSQPQCIVCVNYVLSGIVQKDLIFSLGQTECMLKPVESPDMKMTKIFSKDDLDDTNSLFEKLKQEPDALTVLAPAAGDTIISLDFSSNESDEQQCDEVPLYNDVMLPSSSEKLQNINMAMSPLPASETTKPLRSNADPALNREVVSKLEPNTEPLELSFTMPQVQEQPTSPSDASTSQSSPEPSSPNDYCFDVDNDMASEFKLELVEKLFAIDTEAKNPFSTQETDLDLEMLAPYIPMDDDFQLRSFDQLSPLESSSSSPAGAGAVPVFQQGAAAAGGAEEATPAERADDAQAVLVPPEPGSAPASPYGGSTSRTASPIRAGKGAVEQVEKPSPGAPSLLTVTLNKRSTALDEELSPKMLALHNAQRKRKMEHDGSLFQAVGIGSLFQQTGDRGGNASLAWKRVKGCKTNGHSGVEQKTIILLSTDIASKLLGQSMDESGLPQLTSYDCEVNAPIQGNRNLLQGEELLRALDQVN; encoded by the exons ATGGACAGCCCCGGCGGCGTCACCGACAAGAAGAG GATTAGCTCGGAACGCAGGAAAGAGAAGTCGAGGGATGCAGCGCGGTGCAGGAGGAGCAAGGAGTCGGAGGTGTTCTACGAGCTGGCTCACCAGCTGCCCCTGCCGCACACCGTGAGCGCGCACCTGGACAAGGCGTCCATCATGAGGCTGACCATCAGCTACCTGCGCATGAGGAAGCTGCTGGATGCTG GTGAGCTGGAGACAGAAGCCAAAATGGAGAAGGAACTGAACTGTTTCTACTTGAAAGCTCTTGATGGCTTTGTCATGGTTCTCTCTGAAGATGGGGACATGATTTACATGTCTGAAAATGTGAACAAGTGCATGGGACTCACTCAG TTTGAGTTGACGGGGCACAGTGTATTTGATTTCACTCATCCATGTGACCACgaggagctgagggaaatgCTTACACACAGAAATg GTCCTGTGAAAAAGGGCAAAGAGCAAAACACGGAGCGCAGCTTTTTTCTCAGAATGAAGTGTACACTGACTAGCAGGGGAAGAACAGTGAATATTAAGTCTGCTACATGGAAG gtgctgcactGCACTGGGCACATCCGTGTGTACGACACGTGTGGGAACCAGAGCCACTGCGGCTACAAAAAGCCTCCCATGACCTGCCTGGTGTTGATCTGTGAACCAATTCCTCACCCGTCAAACATCGAGGTCCCCCTGGACAGTAAAACCTTCCTCAGTCGTCACAGTCTCGATATGAAATTTTCCTATTGTGATGAAAG AATTACAGAGTTGATGGGGTACGAGCCAGAGGAGCTCCTGGGTCGCTCAATCTATGAGTATTATCACGCATTGGATTCTGATCATCTGACCAAAACACACCACGACA tgtTCACAAAAGGGCAGGTGACAACAGGACAGTACAGAATGCTGGCCAAACAAGGTGGCTATGTCTGGGTTGAAACTCAAGCAACTGTTATATACAACACTAAGAATTCCCAGCCACAGTGTATAGTGTGTGTGAACTATGTGTTGAG TGGAATTGTTCAGAAGGacttaattttttcccttggacAAACCGAGTGTATGCTGAAACCAGTGGAGTCTCCTGACATGAAAATGACCAAAATATTCAGTAAAGATGACCTGGATGATACCAACAGCCTATTTGAAAAACTTAAACAGGAACCAGATGCTTTAACTGTGCTggccccagctgctggagacacAATTATCTCTCTAGATTTCAGCAGTAATG aGTCTGATGAACAACAATGTGATGAAGTTCCTTTGTATAATGATGTAATGCTCCCCTCATCCAGTGAGAAATTGCAGAATATAAATATGGCAATGTCCCCACTACCTGCCTCTGAAACTACCAAGCCACTTCGTAGCAATGCTGATCCTGCACTCAATAGAGAAGTTGTATCAAAGCTGGAGCCAAACACAGAGCCACTCGAACTTTCTTTTACCATGCCTCAGGTGCAAGAGCAACCAACCAGCCCTTCTGATGCAAGTACCAGCCAAAGTTCACCTGAG CCCAGTAGTCCCAATGACTACTGCTTTGATGTGGATAATGATATGGCCAGTGAATTCAAACTGGAATTAGTGGAGAAACTCTTTGCCATAGATACAGAAGCAAAAAATCCATTCTCTACTCAG GAAACCGATTTAGATCTGGAGATGTTGGCTCCGTACATCCCGATGGATGACGACTTCCAGCTGCGCTCCTTCGACCAGCTGTCccctctggagagcagctcctccagccctgccggCGCGGGCGCTGTCCCCGTGTTCCAGCagggcgcggcggcggcgggcggcgcggagGAGGCGACGCCGGCGGAGCGCGCGGACGATGCGCAGGCGGTGCTGGTGCCCCCCGAGCCCGGCAGTGCCCCCGCCTCGCCCTACGGCGGGAGCACCAGTCGAACTGCCTCTCCCatcagggcagggaaaggagccGTGGAGCAGGTGGAAAAGCCTTCTCCAGGAGCGCCCAGCTTGTTAACAGTCACGCTGaataaaag ATCTACTGCACTGGATGAAGAACTAAGTCCAAAGATGCTAGCTTTGCATAATGCTCAGAGAAAACGAAAAATGGAACATGATGGTTCACTTTTTCAGGCAGTTGGAATT gGGTCTTTATTCCAGCAGACAGGTGACCGTGGAGGAAATGCATCACTTGCTTGGAAACGTGTAAAGGGATGCAAAACAAATGGTCACAGTGGAGTGGAGCAAAAGACAATCATTCTACTATCAACTG ACATAGCCAGTAAACTCCTAGGGCAGTCGATGGATGAGAGTGGACTCCCCCAACTCACGAGTTACGACTGCGAAGTAAACGCTCCCATACAAGGCAACAGAAACCTGCTACAGGGGGAAGaactgctcagagctctggatCAAGTTAACTGA